One segment of Akkermansiaceae bacterium DNA contains the following:
- the groL gene encoding chaperonin GroEL (60 kDa chaperone family; promotes refolding of misfolded polypeptides especially under stressful conditions; forms two stacked rings of heptamers to form a barrel-shaped 14mer; ends can be capped by GroES; misfolded proteins enter the barrel where they are refolded when GroES binds): MMAKQLQFDEAARHALLRGVEKLARAVKATLGPAGRNVIIDKKFGSPTITKDGVSVAKEIELDDPYENMGAQLIREVSSKTSDIAGDGTTTATVLAEAIYKEGLRNVTAGANPISLQRGIMKASEAIVAELHKISKEVSDTSEIAQVATVSANWDKEIGGIIAEAMDKVGKDGTITVEEAKGIETTLDVVEGMQFDKGYLSPYFVTDPESMEASLDDALILINEKKISSLKDLLPLLEKAAKTGKPLLIIAEDVDGEALAALVVNKLRGTLNVAAVKAPGFGDRRKAMLEDLAILTGGKVITEDLGIKLENVDLEDLGSAKRITITKDTTTIVEGEGTSEAITGRVNQIRKQIEDTSSDYDREKLQERLAKLAGGVAVINVGAATETEMKEKKARVEDALHATRAAVEEGIVPGGGTALIRAQANIGDLGLEGDELTGAGIVARAVEAPLRQLAENAGIEGALIVEHVKNASGNEGYNVATGKYTDLIKDGVVDPTKVTRSALQNAASISGLLLTTECVITDLPEKNSSDGGGHDHGMGGMGGMGGMM; the protein is encoded by the coding sequence ATCATGGCTAAACAATTACAATTCGACGAAGCAGCCCGCCACGCACTCCTCCGCGGTGTGGAGAAGCTTGCACGTGCCGTCAAGGCAACCCTCGGGCCCGCAGGCCGTAACGTCATCATCGACAAAAAATTCGGCTCCCCAACCATCACCAAGGACGGCGTTTCCGTGGCCAAGGAAATCGAACTGGACGATCCCTACGAGAACATGGGCGCACAGCTCATCCGTGAGGTTTCCAGCAAGACATCCGACATCGCCGGTGACGGAACCACCACCGCTACCGTGCTTGCCGAAGCCATCTACAAAGAAGGCCTCCGCAACGTCACAGCCGGTGCCAATCCCATCTCGCTGCAGCGCGGTATCATGAAGGCTTCCGAAGCCATCGTGGCCGAGCTGCACAAGATCTCCAAGGAGGTGTCCGACACTTCCGAGATCGCCCAGGTGGCTACTGTTTCTGCAAACTGGGACAAGGAAATCGGCGGCATCATCGCTGAGGCCATGGACAAGGTCGGCAAGGACGGCACCATCACTGTGGAAGAAGCCAAAGGCATCGAAACCACCCTCGACGTGGTCGAAGGTATGCAGTTCGACAAAGGCTACCTCAGCCCCTACTTCGTCACTGACCCCGAGTCCATGGAGGCCTCCCTCGACGATGCCCTGATTCTCATCAACGAGAAGAAGATCAGCTCGCTCAAGGACCTTCTGCCACTCCTGGAAAAGGCAGCCAAGACCGGCAAGCCACTGCTCATCATTGCTGAGGACGTCGACGGCGAGGCTCTTGCCGCCCTCGTGGTCAACAAGCTCCGTGGCACGCTGAACGTCGCCGCCGTTAAGGCCCCGGGCTTTGGCGATCGCCGTAAAGCGATGCTCGAAGACCTCGCCATCCTCACCGGTGGTAAAGTCATCACCGAAGACCTCGGCATCAAACTCGAGAACGTTGATCTCGAAGACCTCGGCTCCGCCAAGCGGATCACCATCACCAAGGACACCACTACCATCGTCGAAGGTGAAGGCACCAGCGAGGCCATCACCGGCCGCGTCAACCAGATCCGCAAGCAGATCGAGGACACCTCGTCCGACTACGATCGTGAGAAGCTCCAGGAGCGCCTCGCCAAGCTCGCCGGTGGTGTTGCCGTCATCAACGTCGGCGCTGCCACCGAAACCGAGATGAAAGAGAAGAAGGCCCGCGTCGAAGACGCCCTCCACGCCACCCGCGCTGCGGTTGAGGAAGGTATCGTCCCCGGTGGTGGAACCGCTCTCATCCGCGCCCAGGCGAACATCGGCGACCTCGGTCTCGAAGGTGATGAGCTGACAGGTGCAGGCATCGTTGCCCGCGCCGTCGAAGCACCACTTCGCCAGCTCGCTGAAAACGCAGGTATCGAAGGCGCCCTCATCGTCGAGCACGTCAAAAACGCCTCCGGCAACGAAGGTTACAACGTCGCCACCGGCAAATACACCGACCTGATCAAGGACGGCGTAGTCGACCCAACCAAGGTGACCCGCTCGGCCCTGCAGAACGCAGCCTCCATTTCCGGACTGCTTCTCACCACCGAGTGTGTCATCACCGACCTCCCGGAAAAAAATTCCTCTGATGGCGGTGGCCACGACCACGGCATGGGCGGAATGGGTGGCATGGGCGGCATGATGTAG
- a CDS encoding co-chaperone GroES, whose translation MATITPIGQRVLVKRLEAEEVSAGGIVLPDTAKEKPQEAEVVSLGTGGKDDDGKVIEFSVKVGDTVLISKYGGTDVKVDGEDMLIISESDILGIIS comes from the coding sequence ATGGCAACCATAACACCCATCGGACAGCGCGTCCTCGTGAAGCGCCTCGAAGCCGAAGAAGTCAGCGCTGGAGGCATCGTCCTTCCAGACACCGCAAAAGAGAAACCCCAGGAGGCTGAAGTCGTTTCCCTCGGAACCGGCGGCAAGGACGATGATGGCAAAGTCATCGAGTTCTCCGTCAAGGTAGGCGATACCGTCCTTATCTCCAAGTATGGCGGCACCGATGTCAAAGTCGACGGTGAAGACATGCTTATCATCTCCGAGTCCGACATCCTCGGCATCATCAGCTAA
- the dnaK gene encoding molecular chaperone DnaK, protein MAKILGIDLGTTNSCMAVMEGGEPHVLENSEGARTTPSVVAFTKSGERLVGQAAKRQAVTNAKNTIFSAKRLIGRKFSELSEEDKQLPYKVVAAENGDAHIQVEVGGETKVYSPQEISAMILGKLKSDAEAKLGETITEAVITVPAYFNDSQRNATKAAGEIAGLKVRRIINEPTAASLAYGLDKKSDEKIAVYDLGGGTFDISVLEIGDGVFEVLATDGDTQLGGDDWDKAIINWIVSEFKTAEGIDLSGQPDALQRIREEAEKAKIALSSSQSYDINLPFITADQTGPKHIQTTLSRPKLEQITDQLFDRTKKPVLDCLKEAGVSASDIDELVLVGGMTRMPRVQEIAAELAGKQPHKGVNPDEVVAIGASIQGGVLQGDVTDVLLLDVTPLSLSIETMGSIATPMIERNTTVPAKKSQTFSTAADNQPAVDIRICQGERKMFEDNKLLGNFRLDGIDPAPRGMPQIEVTFDIDANGILHVSAKDKNSGKEQKISIEGSSGLSEEEIEKAKRDAEAHAEEDKKRAESVETKNNAENLVHQVEKQIGELGEKLPAEIKSGIETKVEAVKAALTADDLDGIKSATAELESSLQELAQAAQAAGAAAGADGPMPDMGGAASDPAEKKSSEPKQAKGKVVDAEVVED, encoded by the coding sequence ATGGCTAAAATACTCGGAATCGACCTCGGAACCACCAACTCCTGCATGGCTGTCATGGAGGGGGGCGAGCCACACGTGCTCGAGAACTCCGAAGGCGCACGTACCACCCCATCCGTTGTCGCATTCACCAAAAGTGGCGAGCGACTCGTCGGCCAGGCCGCTAAACGCCAGGCCGTCACCAACGCGAAGAACACCATTTTCTCCGCCAAGCGCCTGATCGGACGCAAATTCTCGGAACTCAGCGAGGAGGACAAGCAACTTCCCTACAAGGTAGTTGCGGCGGAGAACGGCGATGCCCACATCCAGGTTGAAGTCGGCGGCGAGACCAAGGTCTATTCACCCCAGGAAATCTCCGCCATGATCCTCGGCAAGCTGAAAAGCGATGCCGAGGCGAAACTCGGCGAAACCATCACGGAGGCCGTCATCACGGTGCCTGCCTACTTTAACGATTCCCAGCGTAACGCCACCAAGGCGGCCGGTGAAATCGCAGGCCTCAAGGTGCGCCGCATCATCAACGAGCCAACCGCGGCATCACTTGCCTACGGTCTCGATAAAAAATCAGATGAAAAAATAGCCGTCTATGATCTCGGTGGCGGAACCTTTGATATCTCCGTGCTGGAAATCGGCGACGGCGTCTTCGAGGTGCTTGCCACGGACGGCGACACCCAGCTGGGTGGTGACGACTGGGACAAGGCGATCATCAACTGGATTGTCTCAGAATTTAAGACAGCCGAAGGCATTGATCTTTCAGGTCAGCCGGACGCGCTGCAGCGTATCCGTGAGGAAGCTGAAAAGGCGAAGATCGCGCTCAGCTCCTCCCAGAGCTACGATATCAACCTGCCGTTCATCACCGCCGACCAGACGGGCCCCAAACATATCCAAACCACGCTTTCGCGCCCCAAACTCGAGCAGATCACAGACCAACTCTTTGATCGCACCAAGAAGCCGGTGCTCGACTGCCTGAAGGAAGCCGGTGTTTCCGCCAGTGACATCGACGAACTCGTTCTCGTTGGTGGCATGACCCGTATGCCCCGCGTTCAGGAAATCGCTGCCGAGCTCGCCGGTAAGCAGCCCCACAAAGGTGTCAACCCGGACGAAGTGGTCGCCATCGGTGCCTCCATCCAGGGCGGTGTGCTTCAGGGGGACGTCACCGACGTTCTGCTCCTTGACGTAACGCCTCTCAGCCTCTCCATCGAAACCATGGGCAGCATTGCCACCCCCATGATCGAGCGGAATACCACCGTGCCAGCCAAGAAGTCGCAGACTTTCTCGACCGCTGCCGACAACCAGCCCGCCGTGGATATCCGCATCTGTCAGGGGGAACGCAAGATGTTCGAGGATAACAAACTGCTCGGAAACTTCCGTCTCGACGGTATTGATCCGGCACCCCGGGGTATGCCTCAGATCGAAGTCACCTTTGACATCGACGCCAATGGTATCCTCCACGTTTCCGCCAAGGACAAGAACTCTGGCAAGGAACAGAAAATCTCCATCGAAGGCTCCAGCGGACTCTCCGAGGAGGAAATCGAAAAAGCCAAGCGCGACGCCGAGGCCCACGCCGAAGAGGACAAGAAACGTGCCGAGTCTGTGGAAACCAAGAACAACGCCGAAAACCTCGTCCACCAGGTCGAGAAACAAATCGGCGAACTTGGCGAGAAACTGCCCGCCGAAATCAAATCGGGTATCGAAACCAAGGTCGAAGCCGTCAAGGCCGCTCTCACAGCCGACGATCTGGACGGTATCAAGTCCGCCACCGCTGAGCTTGAATCCTCACTGCAGGAACTCGCCCAGGCCGCACAAGCCGCCGGGGCGGCCGCCGGAGCCGATGGCCCCATGCCCGACATGGGCGGAGCCGCCTCCGATCCAGCTGAGAAAAAATCCTCAGAACCCAAACAAGCCAAAGGCAAGGTCGTAGACGCCGAAGTCGTCGAAGACTAA